In Candidatus Cohnella colombiensis, one DNA window encodes the following:
- a CDS encoding YggT family protein produces MSNIYTLIDYVALIYRYMILIYVFMSWLPSVRESYVGELLGRVVEPYLRPFRRIIPPIGGVMDLSPIIALFALWPLAEGLKKVLSLFNF; encoded by the coding sequence TTGAGCAATATTTATACGCTTATAGATTATGTTGCGCTAATCTATAGGTACATGATTTTGATCTATGTGTTTATGTCATGGTTACCTTCTGTGCGCGAAAGCTATGTTGGGGAATTATTAGGACGTGTCGTAGAGCCTTATTTGCGCCCTTTCCGCAGAATTATTCCTCCGATTGGTGGCGTAATGGATTTATCGCCCATCATCGCGCTATTCGCATTGTGGCCATTGGCAGAAGGTTTGAAAAAAGTACTTAGTCTATTCAATTTCTAG
- a CDS encoding YggS family pyridoxal phosphate-dependent enzyme codes for MTLQDRLRDVESRLQEACHRSGRDRKDIQVIAVTKYVSVATADAVVSQGVTHIGENRWPDSKAKWESLQGQAVFHYIGSLQTNKVKDVVGRFDYIHSLDRISLAEAIAQRAETLDIVIPCLVQVNVSGEQSKHGMSPEHVSDFIQQLATYPRIRLIGLMTMAPYESEPEETRPIFRALRQLRDQLNHDLALETPLKELSMGMSNDFEVAVEEGATMVRLGTVLVGKEE; via the coding sequence GTGACGTTACAGGACCGTCTGCGGGACGTGGAGAGTCGACTGCAGGAAGCATGCCATAGAAGTGGCAGAGATCGCAAAGACATTCAAGTTATCGCAGTGACGAAGTACGTATCAGTAGCAACAGCTGATGCTGTTGTGAGCCAAGGAGTCACACATATCGGTGAAAACCGTTGGCCAGATTCCAAAGCCAAATGGGAATCGCTGCAAGGACAAGCTGTATTTCATTACATAGGCTCTCTACAGACGAATAAAGTAAAGGACGTAGTCGGGCGCTTTGACTACATTCATTCTTTAGATAGAATATCGCTTGCAGAGGCTATTGCTCAACGTGCGGAGACTTTAGACATCGTGATTCCATGTCTCGTTCAAGTAAATGTTTCTGGTGAACAATCGAAACATGGGATGTCACCTGAGCATGTGAGCGATTTTATCCAACAGCTAGCAACTTACCCTCGCATCCGTCTCATCGGACTGATGACGATGGCTCCATATGAGAGTGAGCCAGAAGAGACGCGTCCGATTTTTAGGGCGTTGAGACAACTGAGAGATCAATTAAATCATGATTTAGCATTAGAAACCCCACTTAAAGAACTATCTATGGGGATGTCTAACGATTTTGAAGTCGCTGTTGAAGAAGGCGCGACGATGGTACGTTTGGGAACCGTATTAGTCGGGAAAGAAGAATAA
- the lspA gene encoding signal peptidase II translates to MLRRWPNWAYYVVAVVVFFIDYITKKIIDQTVELGTETISVIGNFFIISHLRNKGAAFGILQEQRIFFLIITIVVVSGIVWYLQKSYRTGRGILLFGLAMILGGAVGNFLDRALFGEVIDFLQFNFGSYTFPLFNLADSAICGGVILVILDALLAAKEEKKPHDNGEQPNEYPVG, encoded by the coding sequence ATGCTACGTCGTTGGCCGAATTGGGCATATTATGTAGTTGCGGTTGTTGTGTTTTTTATTGACTACATAACTAAAAAAATTATTGATCAAACGGTTGAATTAGGAACAGAGACGATCAGTGTCATCGGAAACTTCTTTATTATTTCACACCTTCGCAACAAAGGCGCAGCATTCGGAATTTTACAAGAGCAGCGTATATTTTTCTTGATTATTACGATTGTTGTCGTTTCAGGGATCGTCTGGTATTTGCAGAAATCTTATCGTACAGGCCGTGGCATATTGCTATTTGGGCTTGCGATGATCTTAGGCGGAGCGGTTGGCAATTTCTTAGATCGCGCGCTTTTTGGAGAAGTCATTGATTTTCTACAATTTAATTTCGGATCGTACACGTTTCCATTGTTTAACTTAGCAGACTCCGCTATCTGTGGTGGAGTTATTCTAGTCATACTGGATGCGCTGTTGGCCGCGAAAGAGGAGAAAAAACCTCATGACAACGGAGAACAACCTAACGAATACCCTGTCGGCTGA
- a CDS encoding DUF5665 domain-containing protein, which translates to MEFLSKKLDRLANDLEKAQLKDYVNLMQRPWQLLWRNFIAGLSRGVGIALGFTFFAATIVWLLQLLGALNLPIVGDYIADIVRIVQRQLEINPY; encoded by the coding sequence ATGGAATTTCTATCAAAGAAATTGGATCGATTAGCGAACGATTTAGAGAAAGCGCAGTTGAAGGATTATGTGAATTTGATGCAGCGTCCTTGGCAATTGCTCTGGAGAAATTTTATTGCAGGATTGTCTCGTGGGGTTGGGATTGCTCTAGGGTTTACTTTTTTTGCGGCGACGATCGTTTGGCTACTTCAATTGCTCGGTGCACTGAATTTGCCTATTGTAGGTGACTATATTGCGGATATTGTGCGAATTGTACAGCGACAGCTGGAAATCAACCCGTATTGA
- the sigG gene encoding RNA polymerase sporulation sigma factor SigG, producing MTRNKVEICGVDTSKLPVLTNAEMRELFQSLQQKGELSAREKLVNGNLRLVLSVIQRFNNRGEFVDDLFQVGCIGLMKAIDNFDLGQNVRFSTYAVPMIIGEIRRYLRDNNPIRVSRSLRDIAYKALQVRDQLTNQHAREPTIVEISEVLNVPKEDVVFALDAIQDPVSLFEPIYHDGGDPIFVMDQISDERNKDIQWIEEIALREAMRKLNNREKMILSMRFFEGKTQMEVADEIGISQAQVSRLEKSAIHQMQKNVKV from the coding sequence TTGACCCGCAACAAAGTGGAGATATGTGGAGTGGACACCTCAAAACTACCTGTGCTGACCAATGCTGAGATGAGGGAATTGTTCCAATCCCTGCAACAAAAGGGTGAATTATCAGCTCGGGAAAAGCTCGTCAATGGAAATTTGCGATTAGTTCTGAGTGTGATCCAGAGATTTAACAACCGGGGTGAATTCGTCGATGATTTGTTTCAAGTCGGCTGCATCGGTTTAATGAAGGCGATCGACAATTTTGATCTAGGTCAAAATGTCCGTTTCTCAACGTACGCTGTTCCGATGATAATCGGGGAAATTCGTCGATATTTGCGCGACAACAATCCGATTCGTGTGTCTCGAAGCTTGCGCGATATTGCATATAAAGCGCTACAGGTTAGAGATCAATTGACGAATCAACATGCAAGAGAGCCGACAATTGTAGAAATTTCAGAAGTTTTGAACGTTCCGAAGGAGGATGTTGTTTTTGCGCTAGACGCCATTCAAGATCCAGTTTCCTTGTTCGAGCCGATTTACCACGATGGTGGCGATCCGATCTTCGTCATGGATCAGATTAGCGATGAACGCAACAAGGATATTCAATGGATAGAAGAAATTGCGTTGCGTGAAGCGATGAGGAAGCTGAATAACCGTGAGAAGATGATTTTATCGATGCGGTTTTTCGAAGGGAAGACACAGATGGAAGTGGCTGATGAAATCGGAATTTCACAAGCGCAGGTTTCTAGATTAGAAAAATCAGCAATCCATCAAATGCAAAAAAATGTGAAAGTATAG
- a CDS encoding YlmH/Sll1252 family protein: MSHQEIYEHFHPDEKPFVDRAWEWIERSALRHETKRTDFLDPRQAFILCSLANRERDVKIRLDGGSDRAERCRAVIAPDYRPLEDEDMGIVVLAITSDDRRIADLDHGDYLGALLGLGIKRDKIGDLHVSEAGCHVLITEEISDFLIGHMKQVHRLEVSVAVRPHGELIVTEVKLEEQKLSVASMRLDGIASDVFRLSRTKIVEPIRAGRCRVNWKAEENPSTALHAGDIVSMKGFGRFKVLEVEGMSKSGRIRIKIGKFV, translated from the coding sequence ATGTCTCATCAAGAAATTTACGAGCACTTTCACCCTGACGAAAAACCATTCGTTGACCGCGCCTGGGAATGGATTGAGCGTTCCGCTCTGCGTCATGAGACGAAGAGAACGGACTTCCTCGATCCTCGTCAGGCGTTTATTTTGTGTTCATTAGCGAATCGTGAACGTGATGTGAAAATTAGATTAGATGGGGGAAGCGATCGAGCGGAACGTTGTCGAGCTGTGATCGCACCCGATTATCGTCCGCTTGAGGACGAGGACATGGGGATCGTCGTATTGGCGATTACATCAGACGACCGACGGATCGCAGATCTCGATCACGGAGATTATTTAGGTGCATTATTAGGACTAGGCATTAAACGAGATAAGATTGGTGATCTTCACGTAAGTGAAGCAGGTTGTCATGTGCTCATTACAGAGGAGATCAGTGATTTTCTCATTGGACATATGAAACAGGTGCATCGTTTAGAGGTCTCAGTCGCAGTTAGGCCACATGGAGAGCTCATTGTTACAGAAGTAAAGCTTGAAGAGCAAAAGTTATCTGTTGCATCCATGAGACTCGATGGAATAGCTAGTGATGTGTTTAGACTAAGTCGTACGAAAATTGTAGAACCGATCCGTGCAGGTCGTTGTCGTGTCAATTGGAAAGCGGAAGAAAATCCTTCAACAGCATTGCATGCTGGAGACATCGTATCGATGAAAGGGTTTGGGCGATTTAAAGTGCTCGAGGTCGAGGGGATGTCGAAGAGTGGAAGAATCCGAATCAAAATCGGTAAATTTGTGTGA
- a CDS encoding cell division protein SepF yields MGVVNRFLNYFGLQDEAELEQVEGQGRNNQYEDHNSPYQDEQVVETPQFESRKQSSKNNVVSIHSQKSARVVLTEPRTYDEAQEIADHLKSRRAVIVNLQRVRRDQAMRIVDFLSGTVYALGGHISKVGAEIFLCTPDSVEVSGTITEMMAEDAEHSKMR; encoded by the coding sequence ATGGGTGTAGTAAATCGTTTTTTAAACTACTTTGGTTTACAGGATGAAGCAGAATTGGAACAAGTTGAGGGACAAGGACGCAACAATCAGTATGAGGATCATAACAGTCCATATCAAGATGAACAAGTTGTTGAAACCCCACAGTTTGAATCACGTAAACAGTCTAGTAAGAACAATGTCGTAAGCATTCATTCGCAAAAGAGTGCGCGTGTTGTGTTGACAGAGCCTCGGACTTATGACGAAGCACAGGAAATCGCGGATCATCTCAAATCCCGTCGTGCAGTGATCGTTAATTTGCAACGTGTAAGAAGAGATCAAGCGATGCGGATCGTAGACTTTTTAAGTGGTACGGTTTATGCACTGGGTGGTCATATTTCTAAAGTGGGCGCTGAAATTTTCTTGTGCACACCGGACTCAGTTGAAGTATCTGGAACAATCACGGAGATGATGGCAGAGGATGCCGAACACTCCAAAATGAGGTGA
- a CDS encoding DivIVA domain-containing protein, which produces MPLSPLDIHNKEFSRRLRGYDEDEVNEFLDQIIKDYEAIIRENKDLQAHVAASQDKLGHFASIEETLSKTIIVAQEAADELRGNAKKEAQLIVKEAEKNADRIINDALAKSRKVALEVEELKKQAAIYRARFRALIETQMELLTHDSWDSLENREPKGIEA; this is translated from the coding sequence ATGCCATTATCGCCATTGGACATCCATAATAAAGAATTTAGCCGCCGACTGCGTGGATATGATGAAGATGAAGTTAACGAATTTTTAGATCAAATTATTAAAGACTATGAAGCGATCATTCGCGAAAACAAAGATCTTCAAGCCCATGTTGCTGCATCACAAGATAAGTTGGGCCACTTCGCAAGCATCGAGGAGACATTGAGCAAAACGATTATTGTTGCTCAAGAAGCAGCAGATGAGCTGAGAGGGAATGCGAAGAAGGAAGCGCAGCTAATCGTTAAAGAGGCAGAGAAAAATGCAGATCGCATCATTAACGATGCACTTGCGAAATCCCGTAAAGTTGCACTTGAAGTTGAAGAGTTGAAAAAGCAAGCAGCCATTTATCGTGCTCGCTTCCGTGCTTTGATCGAGACGCAGATGGAGCTACTTACACATGATAGCTGGGACTCCTTAGAAAATCGTGAGCCTAAAGGTATCGAAGCATAA
- the pgeF gene encoding peptidoglycan editing factor PgeF, with protein MEPFLLHTDKDDASLLQLKSWCNNADGITAGFTTRQTGNVALHVGDNPSVVLLNRKRVTELLDWSFETWTCAEQVHGKQVYVAKRNDTGRGRNDRESAFQNTDAIITNEPDLLLVMFFADCVPLYFYDPVTNAIGLAHAGWKGTVANIVAETIEQMSSHFGAKPENINAAIGPSIGSCCYEVDEAVLKHVRPFGVDKDVISHTTDGRAHLDLKQLNRHFMIKAGILPRHIEITSLCTSCRTDLLFSHRMEKGDTGRMMSWLGRKSR; from the coding sequence ATGGAACCATTTCTTCTGCATACGGACAAAGATGATGCTTCACTTTTGCAGCTAAAGTCTTGGTGTAATAACGCAGATGGCATCACAGCAGGTTTCACTACCAGACAGACAGGCAACGTTGCACTGCATGTAGGAGATAATCCATCAGTTGTTCTGCTTAATCGCAAGAGGGTGACGGAACTGTTGGATTGGAGTTTTGAAACATGGACCTGTGCGGAGCAAGTACATGGTAAACAGGTGTATGTTGCGAAGCGCAATGACACCGGTCGTGGTCGTAATGATCGAGAAAGCGCTTTTCAAAATACGGATGCAATCATAACGAATGAACCAGATCTGCTTCTCGTCATGTTCTTTGCGGATTGTGTGCCACTCTATTTTTACGATCCAGTTACGAATGCGATTGGTCTAGCTCATGCGGGCTGGAAAGGGACAGTTGCTAATATTGTAGCCGAAACAATTGAACAGATGAGCTCTCATTTTGGGGCAAAGCCGGAAAATATCAATGCTGCGATTGGTCCTTCAATCGGTAGCTGCTGCTATGAAGTCGATGAAGCAGTGCTGAAGCATGTTCGACCATTTGGGGTTGATAAGGATGTCATATCTCATACAACAGACGGGCGTGCCCATTTAGACTTGAAACAATTGAACCGACACTTTATGATAAAAGCAGGAATATTGCCGAGGCACATCGAAATAACATCATTATGTACGAGCTGTCGTACAGACCTTTTGTTTTCCCATCGGATGGAAAAGGGTGATACAGGACGTATGATGAGCTGGTTAGGCAGAAAATCGAGGTGA
- the sigE gene encoding RNA polymerase sporulation sigma factor SigE: MLVKLKLRSQLSFYRIMFWFGWKSEEVYYIGGSEALPPPLSRDEEEYLLGKLSSGDAAIRAMLIERNLRLVVYIARKFENTGIHIEDLVSIGAIGLIKAVNTFDPEKKIKLATYASRCIENEILMYLRRNSKTRTEVSFDEPLNIDWDGNELLLSDVLGTENDTIYRNIEEQVDRKLLHKALEKLSDRERTIMELRFGLADGEEKTQKDVADLLGISQSYISRLEKRIIKRLRKEFNKMV, translated from the coding sequence ATGCTCGTGAAGTTGAAGCTAAGATCTCAATTATCGTTCTACCGCATTATGTTTTGGTTTGGCTGGAAGAGCGAAGAAGTGTACTATATTGGAGGCAGTGAGGCACTTCCTCCGCCTCTGAGCCGTGATGAAGAAGAGTATTTATTAGGTAAGCTTTCGAGTGGGGATGCTGCAATACGCGCTATGCTCATCGAAAGAAATTTACGATTGGTCGTCTACATTGCACGTAAATTTGAGAATACCGGGATTCATATTGAAGATCTTGTTTCGATCGGCGCGATAGGATTAATTAAAGCTGTAAACACATTTGATCCTGAGAAAAAAATAAAGCTTGCAACGTATGCTTCACGATGTATTGAAAATGAGATTTTAATGTACTTGCGCCGAAACAGTAAAACGCGAACTGAGGTTTCATTCGATGAACCGTTAAATATTGATTGGGATGGCAACGAATTGTTGCTTTCAGATGTGTTAGGGACAGAGAACGACACGATCTATCGGAATATTGAGGAACAAGTGGATCGTAAATTGTTGCATAAAGCTCTTGAAAAGCTTAGTGATCGTGAGCGTACGATTATGGAGCTTAGGTTCGGTTTAGCAGATGGAGAAGAAAAAACACAAAAGGATGTTGCTGATCTTTTAGGCATCTCTCAATCGTATATTTCGCGCCTAGAAAAACGGATTATTAAGCGTCTACGTAAGGAATTCAATAAAATGGTTTGA
- the ileS gene encoding isoleucine--tRNA ligase: protein MRRVDVKERARAREERVLSHWNKEDTFRKSIENREGRPNFVFYEGPPTANGKPHIGHVLGRVIKDFVSRYKTMSGYRVIRKAGWDTHGLPVELGVEKQLGISGKQEIEKYGVEPFIIKCRESVFEYERQWRELTEAIAYWTDLDDPYITLKDDYIQSVWHILATIHEKDLLYRGHRVSPYCPDCQTTLSSHEVAQGYEDVKDLTATAKFKLKDSGEYVLAWTTTPWTLPANVALAVHPEIDYVRVRQQDGVYIVASALAEKVLKGEYETLSTLKGRELVGQNYEPLFPYVQVENAYRVIDADYVSDSSGTGIVHIAPAHGEDDYRVAREHNIPMLMVVNNAGRYIDEITELAGRFVKDCDVEIVRMLSERGLLYHKEKYEHSYPFCWRCKTPLLYYATESWFIKTTAVKDQLIENNKSIQWYPEHLRDGRFGKFLEDLVDWNISRNRYWGTPLNVWSCESCGHEKAVHNRAELRELAIGDVAEDLELHKPYVDAVQLRCSCGGVMNRTPEVIDVWFDSGSMPFAQYYHPLGDEKTFADQYPADFICEGIDQTRGWFYSLLAVSTLYNGKAPYKSVISTGHVLDENGQKMSKSKGNVIDPWEIINEFGTDAFRWALLADSAPWNSKRFSKGIVAEAKSKVVDTLVNTHAFYALYATIDGYVASEHEKLKSNHKLDRWILSRLNTLVAEVARGLEVNDFLNPAKGIEAFIDELSNWYVRRSRDRFWGSGLTEDKLTAYQTLGEVLLTLSRLIAPYVPFVAEDIYGNLGGAGSVHLADYPTADTAAIDLELERDMATARNMVELARNIRNESNLKTRQPLSELLVSLSGAFNLPDYEDIIKDEINVKSITLVGDDSGFVDFNLKLNLKVAGKKYGKNVGPIQAALKGLSAVDAQQVVKSGVFAFISPEGETLEIVLDELLVEKEAKSGFASASGGGLTVALNTEITPALEQEGWVREVIRAVQDTRKKLDLPIEKRVDLVLDVDGELEAALRTFDHVLRENVLVNAVSFGRVGDMEKLQAGDKEIGVAVILNA, encoded by the coding sequence ATGCGTCGAGTAGATGTCAAAGAACGAGCAAGAGCCCGCGAGGAGCGCGTACTATCGCATTGGAATAAGGAGGACACGTTCCGCAAGTCGATTGAGAATCGTGAAGGACGTCCGAACTTTGTTTTTTACGAAGGACCGCCTACAGCAAACGGAAAGCCACATATCGGACATGTACTTGGTCGGGTGATTAAAGACTTCGTTAGCCGTTACAAGACAATGTCCGGCTATCGTGTCATTCGTAAAGCAGGCTGGGATACACATGGTTTGCCAGTTGAGCTTGGTGTCGAGAAGCAACTTGGCATTTCAGGAAAGCAAGAAATTGAGAAATATGGTGTTGAACCGTTCATTATCAAATGTCGCGAAAGCGTATTTGAGTACGAACGCCAATGGCGGGAATTGACAGAAGCGATTGCGTATTGGACCGATTTAGATGATCCGTATATTACGTTGAAGGATGATTATATCCAAAGCGTGTGGCATATTCTTGCGACGATTCACGAAAAGGATTTACTATACCGTGGACACCGGGTTAGTCCATACTGCCCTGATTGTCAGACGACTTTAAGCTCGCATGAGGTTGCGCAAGGTTATGAGGATGTTAAGGATTTAACTGCTACTGCGAAGTTTAAGCTGAAGGATAGTGGAGAGTATGTTCTTGCGTGGACGACGACTCCTTGGACGTTGCCAGCGAACGTTGCTCTTGCCGTTCATCCTGAGATTGACTATGTGCGTGTTCGTCAACAAGATGGCGTATATATTGTTGCCAGCGCACTTGCAGAAAAGGTGCTTAAGGGTGAATATGAAACGTTGTCGACTCTTAAAGGTAGAGAGCTAGTTGGTCAAAATTATGAGCCTCTTTTCCCCTATGTGCAAGTTGAGAATGCTTACCGTGTAATTGATGCTGACTATGTTAGCGATTCAAGTGGTACGGGTATTGTACACATTGCACCGGCACATGGTGAGGATGACTACCGAGTAGCTCGTGAGCACAACATCCCTATGCTGATGGTCGTAAACAATGCAGGTCGCTATATCGATGAAATTACCGAGCTTGCTGGACGCTTCGTCAAAGATTGTGACGTTGAGATTGTTAGAATGCTTTCAGAGCGTGGATTGCTTTACCACAAGGAAAAATATGAGCATAGTTATCCGTTCTGCTGGCGGTGTAAAACACCTTTGCTTTACTACGCAACGGAAAGCTGGTTTATTAAAACAACCGCAGTCAAAGACCAGTTGATCGAAAACAACAAGTCCATCCAATGGTACCCTGAGCATCTTCGTGACGGTCGTTTCGGTAAATTTCTTGAGGATCTTGTCGATTGGAACATTAGCCGTAACAGATACTGGGGCACGCCGCTCAACGTTTGGAGCTGTGAATCATGCGGTCATGAAAAGGCTGTTCACAATCGAGCGGAACTCCGTGAACTAGCGATTGGAGATGTCGCTGAGGATTTAGAGCTGCATAAGCCTTATGTGGATGCCGTTCAGCTACGTTGTAGCTGTGGAGGTGTAATGAATCGTACGCCAGAAGTCATTGATGTATGGTTTGATAGTGGTTCGATGCCATTCGCACAGTACTATCACCCGCTAGGTGATGAAAAGACTTTCGCAGATCAATATCCTGCCGATTTTATTTGCGAAGGAATCGATCAGACACGCGGTTGGTTTTACAGCTTGTTAGCAGTATCTACGTTGTACAACGGCAAAGCGCCATATAAATCTGTTATTTCAACAGGACACGTGCTTGATGAGAACGGCCAAAAGATGAGTAAGTCCAAGGGCAACGTAATCGATCCTTGGGAAATCATTAATGAGTTCGGTACAGACGCTTTCCGTTGGGCGCTTTTAGCAGATAGTGCACCGTGGAACAGCAAGCGCTTCTCTAAAGGAATCGTAGCCGAGGCGAAATCTAAAGTGGTTGACACGCTCGTAAATACTCATGCTTTCTATGCGCTTTACGCCACGATCGACGGTTATGTGGCATCCGAGCATGAAAAACTGAAGTCCAACCATAAGCTGGATCGTTGGATTTTGTCACGATTGAATACGCTTGTCGCAGAGGTGGCTCGAGGACTGGAAGTTAATGATTTCTTGAATCCCGCAAAAGGGATTGAAGCATTCATTGATGAGCTATCGAACTGGTACGTTCGTCGTTCCCGTGATCGTTTCTGGGGTAGCGGATTAACGGAAGATAAACTAACCGCTTATCAAACTCTCGGTGAAGTGCTGCTTACGCTGTCTCGTCTCATTGCACCATACGTTCCTTTCGTAGCTGAAGACATCTACGGCAACCTGGGTGGAGCGGGCAGTGTTCATCTGGCGGATTATCCAACAGCAGATACTGCTGCAATTGATTTGGAGCTGGAGCGGGATATGGCTACAGCACGAAATATGGTTGAACTTGCTCGTAACATTCGTAACGAATCGAATTTGAAGACGCGTCAGCCTTTGTCCGAATTGCTTGTATCGTTAAGTGGAGCATTCAATTTGCCGGACTACGAGGATATCATCAAAGATGAGATCAACGTAAAGTCGATTACACTTGTAGGCGATGATAGTGGCTTTGTTGACTTTAATTTGAAGTTGAATCTAAAGGTCGCTGGGAAAAAATACGGCAAAAACGTAGGTCCAATTCAAGCGGCTCTTAAAGGATTATCTGCAGTTGATGCTCAACAGGTGGTAAAATCGGGTGTGTTTGCGTTTATATCTCCAGAAGGTGAGACGCTGGAAATCGTACTCGATGAATTGCTTGTGGAAAAAGAAGCGAAGTCAGGCTTTGCATCGGCATCGGGCGGTGGTCTTACAGTTGCATTGAATACAGAAATTACACCGGCACTCGAACAAGAGGGGTGGGTCCGAGAAGTTATCCGTGCTGTACAGGATACACGTAAAAAGCTCGACTTACCAATCGAAAAGCGCGTAGATCTCGTACTCGATGTGGACGGAGAGTTAGAAGCAGCTCTTCGCACATTTGATCATGTACTCCGTGAGAATGTGCTTGTGAATGCAGTTAGCTTCGGTCGCGTAGGCGATATGGAAAAGCTACAAGCAGGTGATAAGGAAATTGGCGTTGCGGTCATTCTGAATGCATAA
- a CDS encoding TraR/DksA C4-type zinc finger protein, giving the protein MDPLNHANIQHLKRRLMEERAELEQRIGKNGHYGLSDSYRDSTGDLSGIDNHPGDAGTEMFERSKDIALLEKEALRLERVDAALLRMETGEYGHCVSCGKFIPYERLEALPTAIYCIEHEPRQYNPERRPIEEEVLTPPFGRTSLDERDDQNGFDGEDAWQIVEAWGSSNSPAMAEGNNIDDYSVMAIEADENDGFVEPLESFLATDITGKNVSIVRNHAYREYIANNEGDSLLEPEPYLDEQ; this is encoded by the coding sequence ATGGACCCGTTAAATCATGCAAACATCCAACATTTGAAGCGTCGATTGATGGAGGAACGAGCTGAATTAGAGCAACGTATAGGTAAAAATGGACATTATGGATTATCAGATTCCTATCGAGACTCAACAGGTGATTTGTCAGGGATCGACAATCATCCCGGTGATGCAGGTACGGAAATGTTCGAACGCAGTAAAGACATTGCACTTTTGGAAAAAGAAGCACTCAGACTTGAACGTGTAGATGCAGCTCTGCTTCGAATGGAAACTGGGGAATATGGACATTGTGTAAGCTGTGGAAAATTTATTCCTTATGAGCGATTAGAGGCATTACCTACTGCGATCTATTGTATTGAACATGAGCCTCGCCAATATAACCCTGAGCGCAGACCTATAGAAGAAGAAGTGCTGACACCCCCATTCGGTCGCACAAGCTTAGATGAACGCGATGATCAAAATGGGTTTGACGGAGAAGATGCATGGCAAATTGTCGAGGCATGGGGTAGCTCGAATAGTCCCGCGATGGCAGAAGGAAATAATATCGATGACTACAGTGTGATGGCAATTGAAGCCGACGAGAACGATGGCTTCGTTGAACCACTTGAAAGCTTTCTAGCGACGGACATTACTGGAAAGAACGTTTCGATCGTGCGAAATCATGCTTATCGAGAATATATTGCGAATAACGAAGGTGATTCGCTACTGGAGCCTGAACCCTATTTAGACGAGCAATAA
- a CDS encoding YlmC/YmxH family sporulation protein, which translates to MKISDFQTKDVINIVDGKKLGQVTDLELDLRQGRIDAIVVPTSTRLFGMFGGGTDIVIPWRNIVKIGADVVLVRLEDARTTYRLEDGEPQVIR; encoded by the coding sequence ATGAAAATATCGGACTTTCAGACGAAGGATGTTATTAATATTGTAGACGGCAAGAAATTGGGTCAGGTGACCGATCTGGAACTTGATTTGAGGCAAGGAAGAATTGATGCGATTGTCGTTCCTACATCAACGCGATTATTTGGTATGTTTGGAGGTGGGACGGATATCGTAATTCCATGGCGCAACATTGTAAAGATCGGTGCTGATGTTGTATTAGTTAGATTAGAGGATGCACGCACGACATATCGATTAGAGGATGGGGAACCACAAGTGATAAGATGA